A window of Euwallacea similis isolate ESF13 chromosome 10, ESF131.1, whole genome shotgun sequence contains these coding sequences:
- the sqh gene encoding myosin regulatory light chain sqh: MSSRKTVSRRGTSKKRAQRATSNVFAMFDQAQIAEFKEAFNMIDQNHDGFVDKEDLHDMLASLGKNPADDYLDGMMNEAPGPINFTMFLTLFGERLQGTDPEDVIKNAFGCFDEDNMGVINEERLRELLTSMGDRFTDDEVDEMYREAPIKNGLFDYVEFTRILKHGAKDKDEQ, from the exons ATGTCTTCCCGTAAAACCGTAAGCCGCAGAGGTACCTCCAAAAAGAGGGCCCAACGAGCGACCTCCAACGTTTTTGCCATGTTTGACCAAGCCCAGATTGCGGAATTCAAAGAGGCCTTCAACATGATCGACCAGAACCACGACGGTTTCGTCGACAAGGAGGATTTGCACGATATGCTTGCCTCTCTTG GCAAAAATCCTGCTGATGACTACTTGGATGGTATGATGAATGAAGCCCCTGGCCCCATTAACTTCACGATGTTCCTCACCTTATTTGGAGAACGTCTGCAGGGTACAGACCCTGAGGATGTCATCAAGAATGCATTTGGGTGTTTTGATGAGGACAATATGGGGGTTATCAATGAGGAGAGGCTACGGGAGTTGCTGACTTCTATGGGGGATCGGTTCACTGATGATGAGGTGGATGAAATGTACCGGGAAGCTCCCATTAAGAACGGACTGTTTGATTATGTGGAGTTTACTCGCATTTTGAAACATGGGGCCAAGGACAAGGATGAACAATGA